The DNA region TCGGGGTGTTGCCGTTGTGCACCTCTTCGGTCGAGGTGGTGCCGACGCGGTTCTGGGTGTCGGAGAGGTTCCGCGTGGTTTCTGATTGGTTCTGACGCCGCGGGGCCTCGTCGGGCTTCGGTCGGGAGGGCCCCTGAGCGGTCACGCCCACCAGCCCGCCGTTGTCGGTGGTGGAGCTGACGATCTTCTCTGTCTCGGTGATCTCCGAGGTGGCCACCGGCTTGTCGCTCGGCTTCACCTCGACCGTGCGGCGCTGCTGCATCTCGTCCAGCACCGCGTTCACGTGGATGCGGACCTTGGGGATGTAGCTCAGCTGCTCCATCAGCATGTTGCGGACGTAGGCCTCGTACTTCACGCGTTTGGAGAAGTAGGGGTCGTCGAAGTCTTCGGCGAACATCTGCCCGCTGTCGACGTCGTCGGCGCCGAGGTTGTTGATGGTGACGCGCTCGGGCGACAACGAAGGGTGGAAGCCCGCAACCAGACGCTGAAGGTTCTTCACCCGACGCGAGTTGAGCGACTCGCCCGGCGCGGGCGCCACGCTCACCGAGGCGGACACCTGGCTGATGCGCCGCAGCCCCACCCCCGCCTGCTCCTCGTACAGAACGGCCGCCTGGTCGACCCACGGCATTAGCGTGATGATGTGGGTAAGCTGGTTTTCGCGCGCCGCCTTGATGCGTTGCTGTTTTACTTCGCGGCTGTCGAACACGCTGCCGCTGTTGAGCGCCGTGTCCATGAACTCCTTCACCGTGGTCGGCAACGCGCCGGCGTCGGCGATCGCGGCGATGTACTGGTCCTTCTTGGCCGCGGGGACGCGGATCTGCCCGCCGTCGGTGTCGTACTCGCTCAGCCCGGCCTGGCTGATGGCCGCGACCATGCGGATCTGCTGGCTGGAGGGGATCACCTCGCCCGGGAACAGCAGCACGCCGCCGCCGCCGGAGGACTGCTGGAACAAGAACGCCACGCTCACCGCCACAACGGCCGCCAGCAGCCCCGCGGTGATGCGGGCGCCCGGCGTCATCGAGGCGAACAGCTCACGCAGCTGTTCGGCAATGTTGTTGAGGAAATCCATTTCCTAGAAGGGCTTTAGGTCATAGCAACTAGTCATTCACAAGAATGCGTCTAACGACTAATGCCTAACACCCAATACCCCTTATATCCTGATGTCTTTGATTTCTTGGTAGACGTCCATCACCTTGTTGCGGATCTGCATCGTCAGGCGGAACGCCAGGTCGGCCTTCTGGACGGCGGTCAACACTTCGGCGGGGTTCACGTCGCCGCCGGTGAAGAGCGCCTCAACCGCCTGGTCCGCCTCGACCTGCATGTGGTTCACGTTCTGGATCGAGTCGAGCAGCAGATCCTTGAACGACGGCCCCGACGCCGAGCCCGCCGACGCTCCGCCGGCCACCCCCGCGCTCGGCAGCGTGGGGGCTTGGATCGGAGAGATCGGGCTGGCGTTGATCGGCGTCATCGTTTCTCAGCCGCCGGGGCGGCGTCGCGTCAAGCGATAATCCTCAGGGTCTGTTGTCCAAGGTCCTTGGTGATCTCGAGCACGCCGATGTTGGCCTCGTAGGCGCGCGTCGCCTCGATGGCGTCAACAAACTCGCGGGTCATGTCGATGTTCGGGTAGGCGACATAGCCCTGCTGGTCGGCGTCGGGGTGGCCCGGCTCGTACTTCATGTTGGGGGGCTCGGTGCTGAACTCTACGCTGCCGACTTTCACCCCCTGACCCCCGCCGGTGGTGGTGAGCGAGCTGTCGGTCTCGAAGGTCACGTAGCGGGGGCGG from Pirellulimonas nuda includes:
- the flgC gene encoding flagellar basal body rod protein FlgC; amino-acid sequence: MFNAFDVSTSALVAQRTRLNAITSNLANISTTRNEQGEAEAFRPRYVTFETDSSLTTTGGGQGVKVGSVEFSTEPPNMKYEPGHPDADQQGYVAYPNIDMTREFVDAIEATRAYEANIGVLEITKDLGQQTLRIIA
- the fliE gene encoding flagellar hook-basal body complex protein FliE; its protein translation is MTPINASPISPIQAPTLPSAGVAGGASAGSASGPSFKDLLLDSIQNVNHMQVEADQAVEALFTGGDVNPAEVLTAVQKADLAFRLTMQIRNKVMDVYQEIKDIRI